A portion of the Punica granatum isolate Tunisia-2019 chromosome 7, ASM765513v2, whole genome shotgun sequence genome contains these proteins:
- the LOC116214889 gene encoding uncharacterized protein LOC116214889, producing the protein MLTIVHFKMKREGRQHGMVRTSRVLPPPYNPREGSRLINRLDSPPTAGLFAKVSSKPTNHSKFTSKCCKARCTECHMGPIQKSKDKTKGAQKLKSNDVVSSHRLITWRVVDGRHGSNFAGLSATGLLDHLAYESTDNDQSYDHEYDASDDDDDVPETSTSKLDGGEDRGFRIDGDDYDENLSFFDVGLVLNQVEEDEEGWCLVGENIIG; encoded by the exons ATG CTCACAATTGTACATTTCAAGATGAAGAGAGAGGGTCGACAGCACGGGATGGTTAGGACTTCTCGGGTCCTACCGCCCCCGTATAACCCTCGAGAGGGATCCCGGCTCATCAACAGATTGGATTCGCCCCCGACCGCTGGCTTGTTCGCCAAAGTGTCATCGAAGCCCACGAACCACTCCAAGTTCACAAGTAAGTGTTGCAAGGCCCGGTGCACCGAGTGCCACATGGGCCCCATCCAGAAGTCCAAGGACAAGACCAAGGGAGCACAGAAATTGAAGTCCAATGATGTCGTCTCGAGCCACCGGTTGATCACCTGGCGGGTTGTGGATGGCAGACATGGCTCAAACTTTGCCGGCCTTTCTGCCACGGGGCTGCTGGATCACCTTGCATATGAGTCCACCGACAATGATCAGAGCTATGATCATGAATACGATGCttctgatgatgatgatgatgtgcCGGAAACGAGTACCAGTAAACTGGATGGTGGGGAAGATCGTGGTTTTCGTATCGATGGAGATGATTATGACGAAAATCTGAGCTTTTTTGATGTGGGGCTGGTGTTGAATCaggttgaagaagatgaagaaggttGGTGTTTGGTTGGAGAAAATATCATTGGCTGA
- the LOC116214888 gene encoding cystinosin homolog — MAASWNSTPLEITYQVLGWTAFVSWSISFYPQVILNFRRKRVVGLNFDFVLLNLTKHSSYLIYNATLYFSAAVQKQYYEKYGYGQMIPVAANDVAFSIHAVLLTAITLFQIMIYDRGTQKISKVAIGIVSAVWLGAAVCFFVALPSHSWLWLISIFNAIQVFMTVIKYIPQACMNFARKSTDGFSIGNILLDFLGGCANYGQMVVQSIDQNSWVNFYGNIGKTLLSLVSIFFDLLFMFQHFVLYRSKRVSVSFKAIEEEQEPLMKTSTSEPQQSENV; from the exons atggctGCTTCATGGAACTCGACTCCATTGGAGATCACGTACCAAGTTCTGGGATGGACCGCTTTCGTTTCCTGGTCCATCAGTTTCTACCCCCAAGTCATCCTCAATTTCCGCCGCAAGAG GGTTGTGgggttgaattttgatttcgTATTGCTCAATCTGACCAAGCACAGTTCTTACTTGATCTACAACGCTACCCTCTACTTCAGCGCTGCTGTTCAGAAGCAGTATTACGAGAAGTATGGCTATGGACAG ATGATACCTGTGGCTGCGAATGATGTGGCATTCTCCATACATGCTGTTCTGTTAACAGCAATAACCCTGTTCCAGATTATGATCTATGAT CGGGGCACTCAAAAAATATCAAAGGTGGCCATAGGAATTGTCTCTGCAGTTTGGTTGGGTGCAGCAGTTTGCTTTTTCGTTGCTCTGCCAAGCCATTCTTGGCTTTGGCTCATCTCCATCTTCAA CGCGATTCAAGTGTTCATGACCGTTATTAAATACATACCACAG GCATGCATGAACTTTGCAAGGAAGAGCACAGATGGGTTCAGCATTGGGAATATTTTGCTCGACTTTCTTGGTGGCTGTGCAAATTATGGGCAGATGGTCGTTCAGTCTATCGATCAGA ATTCTTGGGTCAACTTCTATGGAAATATTGGGAAGACATTGCTGTCTTTG GTATCGATATTCTTCGATCTCCTCTTCATGTTCCAACATTTTGTGCTCTACCGCTCCAAGAGAGTGTCGGTTAGCTTTAAAGCCATTGAGGAGGAGCAAGAGCCACTTATGAAAACCTCTACTTCTGAACCCCAACAGTCAGAGAACGTCTAA